Proteins encoded together in one Astatotilapia calliptera chromosome 7, fAstCal1.2, whole genome shotgun sequence window:
- the fbxw2 gene encoding F-box/WD repeat-containing protein 2: protein MEKAAFEGWLESVSATFLTLNDQQRNQSLDHLISLSGAAQLRHLSNGLETLLKRDFLRLLPLELAFYLLRWLDPQTLLTCCLVCKQWNKVINSCTEVWQGVCRELGWKTDETIQDASHWKGVYLKAKLRMMQLKDQEAFETSSLIGHSARVYALYYKDGLLCTGSDDLSAKLWDVRTGQCIYGIQTHTCATVKFDEQKLVTGSFDNTIACWEWSTGAKIQQFRGHTGAVFSVDYNDELDVLVSGSADFSVKVWALSAGACLNTLTGHTEWVTKVILQKSEVESMVHSPGDYILLSADKYEIKVWPLGREINCKCLKTLSVSEDRSISLQPRLQFDGRYIICSSDLGVYQWDFASFEILRVIKMQDPANLSLLSFGEVFALLFDNHFLYVMDLRTEAISGRWPLPAYRKSKRGSSFLAGVTSWLNGLDGGNDSGLVFATSMPDHSIHLVLWKENG from the exons ATGGAGAAGGCAGCATTTGAGGGGTGGCTGGAGTCAGTCTCTGCTACTTTCCTTACTCTAAATGACCAGCAGCGCAACCAGTCTTTGGACCACCTCATATCTTTAAGTGGTGCTGCTCAGCTCCGCCATCTCTCGAATGGACTAGAGACACTGCTGAAACGTGACTTTTTGCGCCTTCTTCCCTTGGAGTTGGCCTTCTACTTGCTGCGCTGGCTGGATCCTCAGACCTTGCTCACCTGCTGCCTAGTCTGCAAACAATGGAACAAG gtGATAAACTCTTGCACTGAGGTGTGGCAGGGTGTGTGTCGGGAGCTAGGCTGGAAGACTGATGAGACCATTCAGGATGCATCACATTGGAAGGGGGTCTACCTGAAGGCTAAGCTGCGTATGATGCAGTTAAAGGATCAAGAAGCCTTTGAGACGTCATCACTTATTGGTCACAGTGCTCGAGTATATGCTCTTTATTACAAGGACGGCCTCCTCTGCACAG GATCTGACGATCTCTCTGCCAAATTATGGGATGTGCGTACTGGACAGTGCATTTATGGAATTCAGACACACACCTGTGCCACAGTAAAATTTGATGAACAGAAGCTGGTGACTGGGTCCTTTGACAACACTATTGCATGCTGGGAGTGGAGTACAGGGGCTAAAATCCAGCAATTCCGTGGCCACACAGGAGCAG TTTTCAGTGTCGACTACAATGATGAGCTGGATGTACTTGTCAGCGGCTCTGCAGACTTCTCAGTGAAGGTCTGGGCTTTATCTGCTGGTGCCTGTCTCAACACGCTGACTGGACACACTGAGTGGGTAACAAAG GTGATACTACAGAAGAGTGAAGTGGAATCAATGGTGCACAGTCCTGGTGATTACATTCTCCTCAGTGCTGACAAGTATGAGATTAAG GTATGGCCTTTAGGCCGAGAGATCAACTGCAAGTGTTTAAAGACACTGTCGGTGTCAGAGGACCGCAGCATCAGCCTCCAACCTCGCCTGCAGTTTGATGGACGCTACATCATATGCAGCTCTGACCTCGGAGTCTATCAGTGGGATTTTGCCAGTTTTGAGATTCTCAG GGTGATAAAAATGCAAGATCCAGCCAACCTGTCCCTGCTCAGCTTTGGTGAAGTGTTTGCGCTTCTTTTTGACAACCACTTCTTGTATGTGATGGACCTGAGGACAGAGGCTATCTCAGGCCGTTGGCCTCTACCAGCGTATAGAAAATCCAAGCGAGGATCCAGCTTTCTGGCCGGCGTGACCTCTTGGCTTAACGGTTTGGATGGGGGCAATGACTCTGGACTGGTGTTTGCCACCAGCATGCCAGACCATAGCATTCACTTAGTACTGTGGAAGGAGAACGGATAA